A single window of Rhipicephalus microplus isolate Deutch F79 chromosome 5, USDA_Rmic, whole genome shotgun sequence DNA harbors:
- the LOC119174475 gene encoding uncharacterized protein LOC119174475 isoform X5, translating into MSRNRKLLAAKRVGGPLQNNLNHALTEAFPKFRIKTGFLESEDIDRVLLQGVHLKKRIARELKDSRAKGSATEQSADNSVDEDSADEDSADDSADEDGARKGGAHKDGAGEDGTDEEPADEDYTSKEDASDSSLQYSSLEDSLRVEPVLKESSPDTMQEEVKPASSNSSLPFIYESIQGTGTSAMEVGVATVAKESSQSSSSSDRKQSRRARATKKPGPTPVTNKDSQAGSSRGVQSEKPEDGDIKEPDEVDPKAVYQDALKEVEGLESIINKLNSGKIYIGRSHEIEVRKLCLALHEFCSRKARNPDVRKRMLDAVRHELSISCPLFVWEEVEFSAPVEQPLQDTSKKTPKKQSEKKKKTKQGTSARKSSAYAKLKKLWSEINKSSESDKNRMRKLLEDTYEDRRAVPPSTLPEFFLDEYILSMEAEIRFGSDISALEEKLRKMAVVLSTALNRDFTIRAVCEYLDEGTSPSLITEGLVPVDYRDNSPRIYTMNGRLWIYTGSPGKTVEITSGRMERALVLCLVLYYIKYIDYPEAFWRVMYVLQFVLIPSDPPPPVPTRKNVPVCQVTYKMRGLLDLLTSNVDQRGPDAK; encoded by the exons ATGTCACGAAACAGGAAGCTACTGGCCGCCAAAAGGGTTGGAGGTCCATTGCAGAACAATCTGAACCACGCCTTGACGGAAGCGTTCCCGAAATTTCGGATAAAGACTGGTTTCTTGGAAAGCGAGGACATCGACAGGGTGCTACTGCAAGGCGTCCACTTGAAGA aacGAATTGCCCGCGAGCTCAAGGATTCAAGGGCTAAGGGTTCTGCGACGGAGCAATCTGCGGATAACTCTGTCGATGAGGACTCTGCAGATGAGGACTCTGCAGATGACTCTGCAGATGAGGACGGTGCACGTAAGGGCGGTGCACATAAGGACGGTGCAGGTGAGGACGGTACAGATGAGGAGCCTGCTGATGAAGACTATACTTCGAAAGAAGACGCCTCAGATTCCTCGCTTCAATATTCCTCGCTGGAGGATTCTCTACGCGTGGAACCTGTGCTTAAGGAGTCTTCGCCCGACACTATGCAAGAAGAGGTGAAACCTGCCTCCTCAAACA gtagcTTGCCTTTCATTTATG AAAGCATACAAGGGACTGGCACCAGCGCCATGGAAGTAGGAGTGGCTACCGTTGCCAAAGAATCTTCACAGTCAAGTTCCTCGAGTG ACCGCAAGCAGTCGAGAAGGGCACGTGCCACGAAAAAACCTGGACCGACTCCAGTCACCAACAAAGATTCGCAGGCTGGTTCTTCGAGAG GTGTGCAAAGTGAAAAGCCTGAAGACGGAGACATCAAGGAGCCTGACGAAGTTGATCCCAAG GCTGTGTACCAAGATGCATTGAAGGAAGTAGAAGGCTTAGAGTCAATTATAAACAAACTTAACAGCGGCAAGATATATATTGGGAGGAGCCATGAAATTGAAGTTCGCAAGTTGTGCTTAGCCCTTCACGAGTTCTG TTCCAGAAAAGCCAGAAATCCGGACGTTCGAAAGCGCATGCTGGATGCTGTGCGGCACGAACTCTCCATTTCGTGTCCGCTCTTTGTGTGGGAAGAGGTGGAATTCTCAGCTCCGGTAGAGCAACCTCTTCAG GACACTAGCAAAAAAACCCCAAAGAagcaaagtgaaaaaaagaaaaaaaccaaacAAGGGACCTCGGCCAGAAAGTCATCTGCCTATGCAAAGCTCAAG AAACTTTGGTCTGAAATCAACAAAAGCTCTGAATCAGATAAGAATAGAATGAGAAAGCTCCTCGAAGATACTTATGAGGATCGCCGTGCAGTACCACCTTCTACTTTGCCCGAATTTTTCTTGGATGAATACATT CTCAGCATGGAAGCTGAAATTCGATTTGGCTCGGATATCAGTGCCCTTGAAGAGAAGCTGCGTAAGATGGCAGTGGTGCTCTCGACTGCACTGAATCGAGACTTCACAATAAGGGCCGTCTGCGAATACCTAGACGAGGGCACAAGTCCTTCACTGATCACTGAG GGTTTGGTACCTGTGGACTACAGAGACAATTCGCCACGCATCTACACGATGAACGGCCGCCTGTGGATATACACCGGTTCTCCGGGGAAGACTGTCGAAATCACCAGCGGACGTATGGAGCGTGCGCTGGTACTGTGCCTGGTACTCTACTACATCAAGTACATAGACTACCCTGAAGCGTTCTGGCGAGTCATGTACGTGCTGCAGTTCGTCCTTATTCCAAGTGACCCTCCGCCCCCAGTTCCGACACGCAAAAATGTGCCAGTATGTCAGGTAACATATAAGATGCGGGGCCTGTTAGACTTGCTTACTTCTAACGTAGATCAAAGGGGACCAGACGCGAAGTGA